The proteins below come from a single Myxocyprinus asiaticus isolate MX2 ecotype Aquarium Trade chromosome 28, UBuf_Myxa_2, whole genome shotgun sequence genomic window:
- the LOC127419065 gene encoding rho guanine nucleotide exchange factor 3-like isoform X1, whose translation MKEAKMEPEETEVDSSLSWSPVHRERLLTCANLSEIAGKKRKQDPSSDAENSARILEDCEDDDFPINDHIQDSEGPCNKRVKPVDKSASVTGIITPVKTPALKRLGQSIQRSISFRTEARPLPPMPIRTRQKASSFPRRRNSQLWSDTVDTLSHELSTKEIKRQEVIYELTQGEKQLIEDLSLVKKVYYEPMLKLDIMTESELGQIFGTLDSLIPLHEDLLTRLEGLRGAEKTVQEVGPTMMDWFPCLEAYITYCCNQVGAKALLDQKKQDRRVEHFLRLCQESSFSRKLDLWNFLDLPRSRLVKYPLLLKEIQKSTPPDHPDEEALPQAMDLIQRIITEVNLKTGEAECQFYRRGLCYSEDGQRVPEIQASRFLYCHGELKSSKGQKLHVFLFELVLVLSRPVAQDREGPVQFQVYRQPLPAAHLHLEDLPDGEPSSSGSFRGAFTGNDKAKNCFRVSTTGRSKSQSHSLQANDSFNKQQWISCLRQAMVQSRDRQAQASHSNPSYRLSPDPALHNNIAELSINSDVEMPDT comes from the exons ATGAAAGAGGCAAAGATGGAGCCTGAAGAGACGGAGGTTGATTCATCACTTTCTTG GTCTCCTGTACATAGAGAGAGACTCCTCACTTGTGCCAACCTTTCAGAAATTGCTGGG aagaaaagaaaacaagatcCAAGTAGTGATGCTGAGAATTCAGCCCGAATCTTGGAGGACTGT GAAGATGATGACTTTCCCATCAATGACCACATACAGGATTCTGAG GGTCCTTGTAACAAAAGAGTCAAGCCAGTAGACAAAAGTGCTTCAGTCACCGGTATCATAACGCCGGTAAAGACCCCTGCACTGAAACGCTTGGGGCAATCCATACAG CGTTCCATCAGTTTCCGGACAGAGGCCCGGCCATTGCCTCCAATGCCAATAAGAACACGCCAGAAGGCCTCTTCCTTTCCACGCCGACGGAACAGCCAGCTTTGGAGTGACACAGTGGACACTCTTAGTCATGAGCTTAGTACCAAAGAGATCAAGCGACAAGAG GTCATTTATGAGTTGACTCAGGGAGAGAAACAGCTCATTGAGGATCTAAGTCTAGTGAAAAAG GTGTACTATGAACCAATGTTGAAATTAGACATAATGACAGAAAGTGAGCTGGGCCAGATATTTGGAACCCTTGATTCTTTAATACCCCTTCATGAAG ATCTTTTAACTCGTCTTGAAGGTCTGCGTGGAGCAGAGAAGACTGTACAAGAAGTTGGCCCAACCATGATGGATTGG TTTCCCTGTTTGGAGGCATACATCACATATTGCTGTAACCAGGTTGGGGCAAAAGCTCTTCTCGATCAAAAGAAGCAGGATCGGCGAGTAGAGCATTTCTTGCGGCTGTGCCAGGAGTCGTCCTTCAGCAGAAAGCTGGACCTGTGGAACTTTCTGGACTTGCCTCGCAGCAGACTGGTGAAATACCCTCTGCTGCTGAAGGAAATTCAAAAGAGCACTCCACCTGATCATCCGGATGAGGAGGCCCTGCCACAGGCT ATGGATCTAATACAGAGAATTATAACAGAAGTAAACCTTAAAACTGGAGAGGCTGAGTGTCAGTTTTACAGACGGGGACTGTGCTACTCAGAAGATGGCCAGAGGGTTCCTGAAATTCAGGCCTCCCGTTTTTTGTACTGCCACGGTGAACTGAAGAGCTCTAAAGGACAG AAGCTGCATGTGTTCCTCTTTGAGCTGGTACTGGTTTTGAGCCGACCAGTGGCACAAGACAGGGAAGGACCAGTCCAGTTCCAGGTGTATCGCCAGCCCCTCCCAGCAGCTCACCTCCATCTAGAGGACCTACCTGATGGAGAGCCAAGCAGTTCTGGATCCTTCCGTGGAGCCTTCACGGGCAATGATAAAG CGAAGAACTGTTTCCGTGTGAGCACCACAGGACGCTCAAAGTCTCAATCCCACAGCCTGCAGGCCAATGACTCCTTCAACAAGCAGCAATGGATTTCTTGTCTGCGCCAAGCAATGGTCCAATCACGAGACAGACAGGCCCAAGCCAGCCATTCCAATCCCTCTTACCGTTTGAGCCCTGACCCTGCACTCCATAACAACATCGCTGAACTGAGTATAAACTCTGATGTGGAGATGCCAGACACATAA
- the LOC127419065 gene encoding rho guanine nucleotide exchange factor 3-like isoform X2, which translates to MKEAKMEPEETEVDSSLSWSPVHRERLLTCANLSEIAGEDDDFPINDHIQDSEGPCNKRVKPVDKSASVTGIITPVKTPALKRLGQSIQRSISFRTEARPLPPMPIRTRQKASSFPRRRNSQLWSDTVDTLSHELSTKEIKRQEVIYELTQGEKQLIEDLSLVKKVYYEPMLKLDIMTESELGQIFGTLDSLIPLHEDLLTRLEGLRGAEKTVQEVGPTMMDWFPCLEAYITYCCNQVGAKALLDQKKQDRRVEHFLRLCQESSFSRKLDLWNFLDLPRSRLVKYPLLLKEIQKSTPPDHPDEEALPQAMDLIQRIITEVNLKTGEAECQFYRRGLCYSEDGQRVPEIQASRFLYCHGELKSSKGQKLHVFLFELVLVLSRPVAQDREGPVQFQVYRQPLPAAHLHLEDLPDGEPSSSGSFRGAFTGNDKAKNCFRVSTTGRSKSQSHSLQANDSFNKQQWISCLRQAMVQSRDRQAQASHSNPSYRLSPDPALHNNIAELSINSDVEMPDT; encoded by the exons ATGAAAGAGGCAAAGATGGAGCCTGAAGAGACGGAGGTTGATTCATCACTTTCTTG GTCTCCTGTACATAGAGAGAGACTCCTCACTTGTGCCAACCTTTCAGAAATTGCTGGG GAAGATGATGACTTTCCCATCAATGACCACATACAGGATTCTGAG GGTCCTTGTAACAAAAGAGTCAAGCCAGTAGACAAAAGTGCTTCAGTCACCGGTATCATAACGCCGGTAAAGACCCCTGCACTGAAACGCTTGGGGCAATCCATACAG CGTTCCATCAGTTTCCGGACAGAGGCCCGGCCATTGCCTCCAATGCCAATAAGAACACGCCAGAAGGCCTCTTCCTTTCCACGCCGACGGAACAGCCAGCTTTGGAGTGACACAGTGGACACTCTTAGTCATGAGCTTAGTACCAAAGAGATCAAGCGACAAGAG GTCATTTATGAGTTGACTCAGGGAGAGAAACAGCTCATTGAGGATCTAAGTCTAGTGAAAAAG GTGTACTATGAACCAATGTTGAAATTAGACATAATGACAGAAAGTGAGCTGGGCCAGATATTTGGAACCCTTGATTCTTTAATACCCCTTCATGAAG ATCTTTTAACTCGTCTTGAAGGTCTGCGTGGAGCAGAGAAGACTGTACAAGAAGTTGGCCCAACCATGATGGATTGG TTTCCCTGTTTGGAGGCATACATCACATATTGCTGTAACCAGGTTGGGGCAAAAGCTCTTCTCGATCAAAAGAAGCAGGATCGGCGAGTAGAGCATTTCTTGCGGCTGTGCCAGGAGTCGTCCTTCAGCAGAAAGCTGGACCTGTGGAACTTTCTGGACTTGCCTCGCAGCAGACTGGTGAAATACCCTCTGCTGCTGAAGGAAATTCAAAAGAGCACTCCACCTGATCATCCGGATGAGGAGGCCCTGCCACAGGCT ATGGATCTAATACAGAGAATTATAACAGAAGTAAACCTTAAAACTGGAGAGGCTGAGTGTCAGTTTTACAGACGGGGACTGTGCTACTCAGAAGATGGCCAGAGGGTTCCTGAAATTCAGGCCTCCCGTTTTTTGTACTGCCACGGTGAACTGAAGAGCTCTAAAGGACAG AAGCTGCATGTGTTCCTCTTTGAGCTGGTACTGGTTTTGAGCCGACCAGTGGCACAAGACAGGGAAGGACCAGTCCAGTTCCAGGTGTATCGCCAGCCCCTCCCAGCAGCTCACCTCCATCTAGAGGACCTACCTGATGGAGAGCCAAGCAGTTCTGGATCCTTCCGTGGAGCCTTCACGGGCAATGATAAAG CGAAGAACTGTTTCCGTGTGAGCACCACAGGACGCTCAAAGTCTCAATCCCACAGCCTGCAGGCCAATGACTCCTTCAACAAGCAGCAATGGATTTCTTGTCTGCGCCAAGCAATGGTCCAATCACGAGACAGACAGGCCCAAGCCAGCCATTCCAATCCCTCTTACCGTTTGAGCCCTGACCCTGCACTCCATAACAACATCGCTGAACTGAGTATAAACTCTGATGTGGAGATGCCAGACACATAA